Genomic segment of Zingiber officinale cultivar Zhangliang chromosome 11B, Zo_v1.1, whole genome shotgun sequence:
CCGTTACCGTGTGCCTCTGCAGGATTTGccacgaggaagaggaagaacggTCGACCGCCATGGAATCCCCCTGCGCTTGCTCCGGCACGCTCAAGGTCAGGCCTTTCCTTCCCTTCTCGTCTTCTCGCGACGGCGGTTTCTGCGTAAAGGTCTGATCTTGCGTTCGATTCCAGTTTGCTCACAGGGAATGCATACAGAGATGGTGCTATGAGAAGGGAAGCGTTGTCTGCGAGATTTGCCTTCAGGTCAGTGTTCCTGCCGGCTGAGCACAATTTCTAGCTCGATCGATCGATATGATGTCCTCCTCAAGAATCACATGTTCTGAAATTGGATTCTCGTTATTTTCTTCGAGATTAATGGATTAATAAACAGATTCATGAAGAATAAGATGTTTTCTGCAGAATTTTGAACCTGGATACACCGTCAATCAGAAGAAGGCCTTGGTGGATGTGGAAGTGACGATCAGGTAGCTTAAACTCTCTTCACCTCGCTGTAaatttttttccccctttttctTTGTCAGTATCACATTTCTTGGGCCTCCCCCCTCGTGTCCTGTTCCATTGGAGCTGATTGCTGAgcacatttttttttcctttcttgtttGAATTTGAAGTCTTTGGCTTTATTGTGGGTGGCTTACTGGCCCATACCTCTGCaactcttctcctccttgtgttTGCAGCCTTCTCCCATGTTCCAACCCTACTCCTGCTTTCAATTATGGATATAGTGGGGCCCAAAAAATAATGACCACATTCTCAGTTGAGATGCATGTGCACACCACACAGCACATCAGTAATTACTTTCATATGATTGTTAGTTAAGCAGCTGCGTTCATTCTTTGGCAGAGGAAGCTTGGAAGTTCCCAGGATCAATTATGACCCTCGGAACCCGGAGTTTGTTTACGTCAATGACGATGGAGATTCCGACTACGCTGAGTGCTCGCCGGCGTCCAGCTTTCGGGTGTCGTACTTCCGATCGGTCGCCCTCATTGTATGTTCGACGAGTCACATTCTAAGCCGGTTGGGCTTTGTTGTAACTGATGATTTGCTTTGATTTGTTTTCAGTTCATTGTTGTCTTGTTGGTTAGAAACCTCGTTGGTGTGATGACCGCTGGGGAGGATCATTATGCATTCACCATTCTCACTGTAAGTATCGGACAAAATCTGAAAACCTGAATTattaataaatgaataaataaatgtaAACAAGAATAAAATGTAAATGTACCTGAGTCAAAATAGTTAAGATCATGTCTGTTTCACAGGTGTTCCTACTGAGAGCCAGTGGAATCCTTCTGCCACTCTACTTGGTAATGCGGTTCATTGCAGCATTACAGGAAGCGGAACAAGAAGATAACCTACAGCAGCAGCAGCTTCAGGTAAGTTATTTTATTCCTCCTTCTACTTCCCTATTTTCTCTTGTTTGCTATCTTCGAGTTTTTATTGTAATCGTTCTACAGATCGAAGAAATTTTCTCCACGCAGAGAGGAAATTTGGAAGAGCACTACGACGAGCACAGAATTCAAATAAGTTTATGACTACACATTTGTATCGTTCTTAATTTCCCAATCTTTCTTCAGTCTCTGGCACCTTGTTTCTATTAACACAGTGCTGAGGCAGTATATTTGTAAATTTCACTTGTATTGAGGTACTGATGGCCATAGCTAATGAAACAGCCCTTCCGTTTCTTCTTTATGAGCAgcttaaaagtaaaagaaaaaaggaaagaaataaaagaggCATCGAATGTTCAAACCTGTACCGGCTGTTTAGTTAGTATGCAATGCCAAAACCTGTAATGTTTATACTGTAAAACATTGTGAAGATTACTTTTGAATGACTCAGTATGCTGAGGGATCTTACAAGGTCATAAATGGGATTCGGTATGAGCGTGTATCCATAGCCAAAAACTGAACACAAAACAAATGTCATCAGATCAAATTAAATCAAGGGACTTTAATTTATTGAGTTGTAACATTTACAACATGTAATGATAATATGTTTGTAACACTATAAAGTTTCAGTTTCAAGATATTATAAGTTCTTAACTGGAGATCTATTATTTCATTTGCATTTTATGAAAAGCTAAAATACACAAggtccatcatacaaatactagATACAAGAATCATAGTCCGCACAACATAAGTTCGATAGCCTGGTCACATTTAATGATACCGTCTTTAACTAgtttgttattttaaaaaaaaaaaacacaaacaatcAGTTAAGAAGTCTTCTCTGCAACACCATAATAGTTCACCTAAGTGAAAGCGTGAAATGGTGATAAAATTTCAATCTAGGCATATTTTCATCATGAGAAATTAGGGAAGATGCAAATGAATagattcatcaaaatttgagctAAACAACATTATCAATTAGCATAATCATtatatgagaaaaaaaaaatccatgagTCTCAGTCAAGCCATATAATAGTTTGAAATGCATCCTTGAGAAACAGCTGAGCCTATTAATATGTAATGCAAAGAGTATGTCTATAACTCCGATCCAGTTTCATCaatgcatacaatctatgaaGGAGACAGAGGAAATACAGATACCAACACACAGAAAATGTCGGGTATCAGCAGTTATGAAATTTCAAAATCATGTGCAAACACATAACAGAAGTAGCACCTGAAATCACATACCAGAAGAAGAAACTCAGCTATGTTACATCAACATCTTCCAAGTAGCCTTAGTTAAGGTTTCTCTTAGTTTAAGTATGCTTGTCTTGATCAGTCAGTCTTAGAAAAGACGTCTTCCAGTCTGATTGGGTCTTCGCCTTATGACTCTCTTCTTCATTCTCTCTGCCCAACCATGGAAGACATTGGAGACCTTAAACTTCCCAGAGAAATTCATCTTCTGTGCCAAATCATATAGTATATTAGGATTTCCCATCCTAGCAAAATCAGCTACGAACTTATTGTAGTCTATCTGAGGAGCTTGCATTCCTTTGTTTATCATCTCTTCCAAGTATTTGCATGCCTCTCCTGGCCTTCCGTGGCGTATATGGCCTCCAATAAAGACAGTATAAGAATTTATATCTGGGCAAATACCCTTATGTCCCATCTCTTCCCACGCAGCACAACCCATCAGATAATTATTTCCATGGAAGCAAGATTTCATAAGCATATTATATGTGTGAATTGTGGGCTCAAAGCCCTTTTTAATCATTTCCTTGTAGATCCTAACAGCATCACCCTGCATGTTTCTGTTAGTCATGAGTTTAATCAAGGCATTGTATGTCCGAGCATCCGGTGGGCATCCTTTCTCAGTCATCTCACTCAGCAGCGAAGAAACTTTATCCATTTGCCGATCATTTCCAAACCCCACAATCAAGCAAGTGTAGGTTACAACATCCCGGGCACATCCTGCATCCAGCATTTCCTGGAAACGATTGACTGCAAGATCCATCTTCCCAGCCTTGCAGAGGTCTTGTATCACGATTGTGTATGTCCTAGAATTTGGAGCTGGGCCCTTAGCTTTCATGAGCTCGAGAAGCTTGATTGCATCTGATCTCCTGTGTCCCAAAATCAAGCCATCGATCATTGTATTATATACAACAACATCTGGCTCGAATCCCATATCCAGCATCTCATTCCAGACTCTACTAGCCTCCGTGAGATTCTTCAACTTGAACCACCCTGAGAGGAGAAAGGTATAGGTCCGGAGGTCGGGTGGGTACTGATCTTTCATCTTGTCAAAGAGTGCTTGAGCTTCCTTCCCGAGCTTTACTTTCGCTAAAGCTTCGATCAAGCAGTTGAATGTCTCTTGTCCAGCCTTAAAGTTGAATTTTTTCATCAGCTGAAAAATGGCCAATGATTTCTTTATCTGACGAGCGGCTGAAAAACCAATAATCGCAATCTTGAAAGCGTCCATATTTAAGAATTCCTTCCTGCCCATTTCTTCCAGAAACTCCA
This window contains:
- the LOC122033675 gene encoding uncharacterized protein LOC122033675; translated protein: MEFAGREEIRFLIDDHDHLHQQDSVCSPAAAAAVTVCLCRICHEEEEERSTAMESPCACSGTLKFAHRECIQRWCYEKGSVVCEICLQNFEPGYTVNQKKALVDVEVTIRGSLEVPRINYDPRNPEFVYVNDDGDSDYAECSPASSFRVSYFRSVALIFIVVLLVRNLVGVMTAGEDHYAFTILTVFLLRASGILLPLYLVMRFIAALQEAEQEDNLQQQQLQIEEIFSTQRGNLEEHYDEHRIQISL
- the LOC122033674 gene encoding pentatricopeptide repeat-containing protein At3g62470, mitochondrial-like, whose product is MKTFFAIRLHDSSCLLWKSGTSAALPSSPSPSKSAVDGGRLALLLNEALLHPYISRFPSSFVAAIIFHDALPPDPCTSDPIQGSEGRSGGQRPVCIPPLPLSRCPHLTPPRGFHCARRQVSPLLPWSLPTHARPPHPHGQVPPFHPNAASRFYCASSSASDSDADSSSEVPSRPSDAKEAERVCKVIDDLLLSDRSMEAVLDNSMVDLNSSLVVNVLQRFRHAHKPAYRFFRWAHGRPGFSHDSETYTKMLSVLSKTRQFETMMEFLEEMGRKEFLNMDAFKIAIIGFSAARQIKKSLAIFQLMKKFNFKAGQETFNCLIEALAKVKLGKEAQALFDKMKDQYPPDLRTYTFLLSGWFKLKNLTEASRVWNEMLDMGFEPDVVVYNTMIDGLILGHRRSDAIKLLELMKAKGPAPNSRTYTIVIQDLCKAGKMDLAVNRFQEMLDAGCARDVVTYTCLIVGFGNDRQMDKVSSLLSEMTEKGCPPDARTYNALIKLMTNRNMQGDAVRIYKEMIKKGFEPTIHTYNMLMKSCFHGNNYLMGCAAWEEMGHKGICPDINSYTVFIGGHIRHGRPGEACKYLEEMINKGMQAPQIDYNKFVADFARMGNPNILYDLAQKMNFSGKFKVSNVFHGWAERMKKRVIRRRPNQTGRRLF